A single genomic interval of Helianthus annuus cultivar XRQ/B chromosome 13, HanXRQr2.0-SUNRISE, whole genome shotgun sequence harbors:
- the LOC110898683 gene encoding E3 SUMO-protein ligase SIZ1 isoform X2, translated as MTEVNVSGMWAKKSAVKKEDVAKLVDDMHRKLQALGGAADSVSKSQNVSNVTVDTAVTEEVEETVQIEKVRCLCGSTLQADSMIKCEDKKCNVLQHIGCVSIPEKPMDGIIHPTRPTTFYCELCRLAHADPFWVALQHPLYPVKLTIATVPTDGTSPMQNVVKTFQLTKADMILLAKSDFDVQAWCMLLNDKVSFRMQWPQYADLQVNGMPVRAINRPGSQLLGANGRDDGPVITSCIHVGSNKISLTGYDARVFCFGVRIVKRRTVQQILNLIPRESDGEKFEDALARVCRCVGGGAAKENDDSDSDLEVVSDSIPVNLRCPMSGSRMKIAGRFKPCVHMGCFDLEVFVQMNERSRKWQCPICLKNYALEDVIIDPYFTRITAKMRNCGEDVTGIEVKPDGCWRVKAEQHDLKSLGQLGQWHLPDGTLFVQMEVESKPKPEALKPVKHEGGSEGYNTGLKLGLKKNSNGIWEVSKHTNLRLLSSEKIVSNAHDTSTNGFLISSRDGNGHFGHSTTNVADSGSVSPNMDPGYGFPDDVNPSAASGVDADVIVLSDSDDETENRMSSGPTLNPNGTFSEDIVGGSSCLGPFNNDDDDFGVPFWSLPPTSQAGPSFEFFRSDENVHHGLVGPTSMDTFTLTDEIGWNVAAPAGPDSSLYQSVLDVDGGLVDNPLAFGHNDPSLQLFLPTPPPAAAEQVESTINSGVSCAPAPLNGSNVIQQPPPKDSNLDTSADTGTNGKTRSRERSDNPFTFPRQKRSMRPRLYPPR; from the exons ATGACAGAGGTAAACG TTTCCGGAATGTGGGCTAAAAAAAGTGCCGTTAAGAAGGAAGATGTTGCAAAACTAGTTGATGACATGCACAG AAAGTTGCAGGCTCTAGGGGGGGCTGCTGACTCGGTATCAAAAAGTCAAAACGTTTCAAACGTCACAGTTGATACAGCGGTCACGGAGGAAGTCGAAGAGACCGTTCAAATAGAAAAAGTTCGTTGTCTCTGTGGAAGTACTTTACAAGCAGATTCAATGATAAAG TGTGAAGATAAAAAATGCAACGTGCTGCAGCATATCGGTTGCGTTAGTATACCCGAGAAGCCAATGGACGGTATTATTCATCCGACACGTCCCACAACTTTTTATTGTGAACTATGTCGGCTTGCGCACGCAGATCC GTTTTGGGTAGCCTTGCAACATCCTTTATATCCCGTGAAGTTGACTATTGCAACCGTCCCTACAGATGG TACAAGCCCAATGCAGAATGTTGTAAAGACTTTTCAACTTACAAAAGCCGACATGATTTTGTTGGCAAAATCAGATTTCGATGTTCAG gcTTGGTGTATGCTCCTAAATGACAAGGTTTCTTTTAGAATGCAATGGCCACAATATGCAGACTTACAAGTCAACG GTATGCCTGTGCGAGCGATCAATAGACCTGGCTCTCAACTTCTTGGAGCCAATGGGCGTGACGACGGCCCCGTA ATCACGTCATGCATCCATGTAGGAAGTAACAAAATTTCATTGACGGGCTATGATGCGCGCGTGTTTTGTTTCGGGGTCAGAATCGTGAAAAGGCGCACCGTTCAACAG ATTCTTAACCTCATTCCTCGAGAGAGCGACGGTGAGAAATTTGAAGACGCTTTGGCACGTGTTTGTCGGTGCGTTGGTGGTGGGGCCGCTAAAGAAAATGACGACAGTGACAGTGATTTGGAAGTTGTTTCCGATTCTATACCAGTTAATCTGCGGTGTCCT ATGAGCGGTTCAAGAATGAAAATTGCTGGAAGATTCAAACCTTGCGTTCACATGGGCTGCTTTGATCTTGAAGTATTTGTGCAAATGAATGAACGTTCTCGAAAG TGGCAATGCCCTATTTGTCTCAAGAACTACGCCTTGGAGGATGTTATTATCGATCCGTATTTTACTCGTATCACCGCCAAG ATGCGGAATTGTGGAGAGGATGTAACGGGAATCGAGGTGAAACCGGACGGTTGTTGGCGTGTAAAGGCGGAACAACATGACCTAAAAAGTTTAGGGCAGCTCGGGCAGTGGCATCTACCCGATGGTACTCTCTTTGTTCAAATGGAAGTCGAGTCTAAACCTAAACCAGAAGCTTTAAAACCGGTTAAACATGAAGGTGGTTCCGAAGGTTATAATACGGGTTTAAAACTCGggttaaaaaaaaatagtaacgGAATTTGGGAAGTCAGCAAACACACAAATTTACGTTTGCTTTCTTCCGAAAAAATTGTGAGTAACGCGCATGACACGAGTACTAATGGTTTTCTTATAAGCAGCCGTGACGGtaatgggcattttggtcattccACCACCAATGTTGCTGATTCCGGTTCCGTTTCACCGAACATGGATCCAGGCTACGGGTTTCCTGACGACGTAAACCCGTCAGCTGCCAGTGGGGTTGATGCTGATGTCATCGTCCTGAGTGATTCCGATGACGAGACCGAAAACCGAATGTCATCGGGACCCACTTTGAACCCAAATGGTACATTTTCTGAAGATATTGTTGGTGGAAGTTCGTGTTTAGGTCCGTTTAAcaacgatgatgatgatttcgGGGTACCATTTTGGTCTTTACCTCCGACAAGTCAAGCGGGTCCTAGTTTTGAGTTTTTTCGTTCGGACGAGAATGTGCATCATGGACTTGTGGGTCCCACTTCTATGGATACCTTCACATTGACCGATGAAATCGGATGGAATGTTGCTGCACCAGCGGGTCCCGATTCTTCACTTTACCAATCCGTTCTTGACGTAGATGGCGGGTTGGTTGATAACCCGTTAGCTTTCGGACACAACGATCCGTCACTTCAGCTGTTTCTTCCTACACCGCCTCCAGCAGCGGCAGAGCAGGTGGAGTCAACCATCAACAGTGGGGTTAGTTGCGCCCCTGCCCCCTTGAACGGGTCAAACGTAATTCAGCAACCACCGCCTAAAGATAGCAACTTGGATACGTCGGCAGATACTGGAacgaatggcaagacaagaagcAGGGAAAGATCTGATAACCCGTTTACGTTTCCCCGTCAAAAGCGTTCAATGAGGCCAAGATTGTATCCGCCTAGATAA
- the LOC110898683 gene encoding E3 SUMO-protein ligase SIZ1 isoform X1, with product MDLVMSYKEKLAHFRVKDLKDILTQLGLSKQGKKQDLADRILTIISDDRVSGMWAKKSAVKKEDVAKLVDDMHRKLQALGGAADSVSKSQNVSNVTVDTAVTEEVEETVQIEKVRCLCGSTLQADSMIKCEDKKCNVLQHIGCVSIPEKPMDGIIHPTRPTTFYCELCRLAHADPFWVALQHPLYPVKLTIATVPTDGTSPMQNVVKTFQLTKADMILLAKSDFDVQAWCMLLNDKVSFRMQWPQYADLQVNGMPVRAINRPGSQLLGANGRDDGPVITSCIHVGSNKISLTGYDARVFCFGVRIVKRRTVQQILNLIPRESDGEKFEDALARVCRCVGGGAAKENDDSDSDLEVVSDSIPVNLRCPMSGSRMKIAGRFKPCVHMGCFDLEVFVQMNERSRKWQCPICLKNYALEDVIIDPYFTRITAKMRNCGEDVTGIEVKPDGCWRVKAEQHDLKSLGQLGQWHLPDGTLFVQMEVESKPKPEALKPVKHEGGSEGYNTGLKLGLKKNSNGIWEVSKHTNLRLLSSEKIVSNAHDTSTNGFLISSRDGNGHFGHSTTNVADSGSVSPNMDPGYGFPDDVNPSAASGVDADVIVLSDSDDETENRMSSGPTLNPNGTFSEDIVGGSSCLGPFNNDDDDFGVPFWSLPPTSQAGPSFEFFRSDENVHHGLVGPTSMDTFTLTDEIGWNVAAPAGPDSSLYQSVLDVDGGLVDNPLAFGHNDPSLQLFLPTPPPAAAEQVESTINSGVSCAPAPLNGSNVIQQPPPKDSNLDTSADTGTNGKTRSRERSDNPFTFPRQKRSMRPRLYPPR from the exons ATGGATTTGGTAATGAGTTACAag GAAAAACTGGCGCATTTTCGGGTAAAAGATCTTAAAGACATTCTTACTCAACTCGGCCTTTCCAAACAAGGAAAGAAGCAG GATCTTGCCGATCGAATATTAACAATTATATCCGATGACAGAG TTTCCGGAATGTGGGCTAAAAAAAGTGCCGTTAAGAAGGAAGATGTTGCAAAACTAGTTGATGACATGCACAG AAAGTTGCAGGCTCTAGGGGGGGCTGCTGACTCGGTATCAAAAAGTCAAAACGTTTCAAACGTCACAGTTGATACAGCGGTCACGGAGGAAGTCGAAGAGACCGTTCAAATAGAAAAAGTTCGTTGTCTCTGTGGAAGTACTTTACAAGCAGATTCAATGATAAAG TGTGAAGATAAAAAATGCAACGTGCTGCAGCATATCGGTTGCGTTAGTATACCCGAGAAGCCAATGGACGGTATTATTCATCCGACACGTCCCACAACTTTTTATTGTGAACTATGTCGGCTTGCGCACGCAGATCC GTTTTGGGTAGCCTTGCAACATCCTTTATATCCCGTGAAGTTGACTATTGCAACCGTCCCTACAGATGG TACAAGCCCAATGCAGAATGTTGTAAAGACTTTTCAACTTACAAAAGCCGACATGATTTTGTTGGCAAAATCAGATTTCGATGTTCAG gcTTGGTGTATGCTCCTAAATGACAAGGTTTCTTTTAGAATGCAATGGCCACAATATGCAGACTTACAAGTCAACG GTATGCCTGTGCGAGCGATCAATAGACCTGGCTCTCAACTTCTTGGAGCCAATGGGCGTGACGACGGCCCCGTA ATCACGTCATGCATCCATGTAGGAAGTAACAAAATTTCATTGACGGGCTATGATGCGCGCGTGTTTTGTTTCGGGGTCAGAATCGTGAAAAGGCGCACCGTTCAACAG ATTCTTAACCTCATTCCTCGAGAGAGCGACGGTGAGAAATTTGAAGACGCTTTGGCACGTGTTTGTCGGTGCGTTGGTGGTGGGGCCGCTAAAGAAAATGACGACAGTGACAGTGATTTGGAAGTTGTTTCCGATTCTATACCAGTTAATCTGCGGTGTCCT ATGAGCGGTTCAAGAATGAAAATTGCTGGAAGATTCAAACCTTGCGTTCACATGGGCTGCTTTGATCTTGAAGTATTTGTGCAAATGAATGAACGTTCTCGAAAG TGGCAATGCCCTATTTGTCTCAAGAACTACGCCTTGGAGGATGTTATTATCGATCCGTATTTTACTCGTATCACCGCCAAG ATGCGGAATTGTGGAGAGGATGTAACGGGAATCGAGGTGAAACCGGACGGTTGTTGGCGTGTAAAGGCGGAACAACATGACCTAAAAAGTTTAGGGCAGCTCGGGCAGTGGCATCTACCCGATGGTACTCTCTTTGTTCAAATGGAAGTCGAGTCTAAACCTAAACCAGAAGCTTTAAAACCGGTTAAACATGAAGGTGGTTCCGAAGGTTATAATACGGGTTTAAAACTCGggttaaaaaaaaatagtaacgGAATTTGGGAAGTCAGCAAACACACAAATTTACGTTTGCTTTCTTCCGAAAAAATTGTGAGTAACGCGCATGACACGAGTACTAATGGTTTTCTTATAAGCAGCCGTGACGGtaatgggcattttggtcattccACCACCAATGTTGCTGATTCCGGTTCCGTTTCACCGAACATGGATCCAGGCTACGGGTTTCCTGACGACGTAAACCCGTCAGCTGCCAGTGGGGTTGATGCTGATGTCATCGTCCTGAGTGATTCCGATGACGAGACCGAAAACCGAATGTCATCGGGACCCACTTTGAACCCAAATGGTACATTTTCTGAAGATATTGTTGGTGGAAGTTCGTGTTTAGGTCCGTTTAAcaacgatgatgatgatttcgGGGTACCATTTTGGTCTTTACCTCCGACAAGTCAAGCGGGTCCTAGTTTTGAGTTTTTTCGTTCGGACGAGAATGTGCATCATGGACTTGTGGGTCCCACTTCTATGGATACCTTCACATTGACCGATGAAATCGGATGGAATGTTGCTGCACCAGCGGGTCCCGATTCTTCACTTTACCAATCCGTTCTTGACGTAGATGGCGGGTTGGTTGATAACCCGTTAGCTTTCGGACACAACGATCCGTCACTTCAGCTGTTTCTTCCTACACCGCCTCCAGCAGCGGCAGAGCAGGTGGAGTCAACCATCAACAGTGGGGTTAGTTGCGCCCCTGCCCCCTTGAACGGGTCAAACGTAATTCAGCAACCACCGCCTAAAGATAGCAACTTGGATACGTCGGCAGATACTGGAacgaatggcaagacaagaagcAGGGAAAGATCTGATAACCCGTTTACGTTTCCCCGTCAAAAGCGTTCAATGAGGCCAAGATTGTATCCGCCTAGATAA